One window of the Hemitrygon akajei chromosome 5, sHemAka1.3, whole genome shotgun sequence genome contains the following:
- the creg1 gene encoding protein CREG1, translated as MVRAAFLLLVALLSRVGAIPPHEDVARMARYVVNRCDWAAMATISTHKPVVGRAFANVFSISDGLQGKGSGVPYLYLTPLEISVQDIKNDPEVSLTVTLAETDYCRKNKYDAQSPLCCRVILCGTIVTVKRAEVKIAKEALFRRHPAMPNWPSSHGWYFAKLNITNIWVLDYFGGIKTVTPVDYYSVKPGYGRDLTDGWKL; from the exons ATGGTGCGGGCTGCGTTCTTGCTCCTGGTGGCATTACTGAGCCGAGTGGGGGCTATCCCCCCTCACGAGGACGTCGCGCGAATGGCGCGCTACGTGGTTAATCGTTGTGACTGGGCGGCCATGGCTACCATCTCCACACATAAGCCGGTTGTCGGACGGGCTTTCGCCAACGTCTTCTCCATCAGTGACGGTCTGCAAGGGAAGGGAAGCGGGGTGCCGTACCTCTATCTGACCCCGCTGGAAATCTCAGTACAGGATatcaag AATGATCCGGAAGTCTCCCTGACCGTGACCTTGGCAGAAACTGACTACTGTAGAAAAAACAAATACGATGCTCAAAGTCCACTTTGTTGTCGTGTGATCCTCTGTGGAACAATTGTGACG GTGAAAAGGGCAGAAGTGAAAATTGCCAAGGAGGCTCTCTTCAGGCGTCATCCAGCAATGCCCAACTGGCCATCTAGTCACGGATGGTATTTCGCCAAGCTGAATATCACCAACATTTGGGTCCTGGATTATTTTGGTGGAATAAAAACTGTAACACCAGTGGACTACTACAGTGTCAAACCAGGATATGGAAGGGATTTGACTG ACGGATGGAAATTGTGA